The Spiroplasma citri genomic sequence TAATACCTATAAAAGTATATAGAGACATAATAATTGCAAATACAAAGTGTGAAAAATCTTTATCATTTCAACTCAATATTGAAAAATAAATAAAAGAACTTAAAAAAACAAAAACCAACAATATACCAAAAAAACAATTAAACTTAATAAAAAAATTGGCACACTGAAAAATACTATTTAATTTTTAACAATAGTTATTAAAATATAAAATCATAAATTTATAATTAAGTTGATATTATTATGGTTTTCTCTCTGTATAAGTTATTTTAAATAGAAAGGAGAAATAAAATATCGAAGAAATAATAAATTCATTTTTTACAAATGTGATACGATCTATTTTTTGATTATCATGAATGGTATCACCAATTAAAACAATTATTTCACTAATAATAATTTTAATAATAACTTTTAAATTTATTATTTGAATTTTTAATAAATTAACAAATTTATAAATATTTTTATACAGAGAGAAAACCATAATAATACCTTAAATATAATTAAATTGATATTTTTACACTATATACTGCCTACAAGTTTTTTCATCTTGTTAACATTATCAATAATAACCAAAATAATTAAATTTATTTAAAAATAAATTTGTAGACAGTGTATAGTGCAAAAATAAACAACAAAATTATTTAATCAAATCACATATAAAAACTAGTGTGCCACAGTTAAAATACATGATAAATAATAAATATAAATACTAAAATCCTTTAACCATAACACGGAAAAAGTTTAAGATTTTAATAATACAAAATATAGCAAATGCAATTAATATAATTGACGCTTCACCTAAAAAACCATTATCTCAGGTAGAATATTTGTTATACCTTCTTTAACTTTTCATAATGCACTAGATAAACCAGTTCAAATACCAGTCATACCCTCAGTCATAGTTTTAGGTGTAGGTGCTGTTAAAAAATTAAACGCTGTTGTTAAATACATACCTAACATTATTTATTACTCTCCTTTCTTTCAATTTCTTTTTTATCTTTTTTCTTTCCTCGAATTTGTTTAATTTTTTGATAAATTGATAAACCAATTCAAGCAAAAATCCCTAATATAATAACAACACTAAATATTGTCGTTAATCAAGTTGGCATATTACATTTCCTCTCTAAAAATATTGCGGCACGCTTCGCGTGTTCGCTACGCTCAAAATAAACAATATTGAGTAAATTACCACTAATAAATTACGCGGATAATTTATTCATTTTCTTTTACATTATTAATTACTATCTTATTTACAGTATTAATAACAATATCTTTTCCATATTTAGTTACTAGGGACCGCAAAATAAAATAATGTTTTTTTCAATAAAAAATCAACTCCTTTCAAAGTTTATTTTTTGCACTTCAATTACAAAATGCCTTTTCATCTATAACTAATTTTTGTTGAACAAAAAAATCAAATTCAAATTGTGCTAATAAATTTTGGTTAAATTCTTTATTATAATAATTCGGTAATTGTTGCGTAATGATTCGGTAAGTAGTTGTTAAATATTTAAACCAATTTGAGTTAACAAAAAAATTATTATTAATATTTACCTTAGGAACAATTGGTTTAAAAATAAAATTTTGAACAAGATTAAAATTAAATTGTTCTATTGTTGTAATGAAGTTTATTTCACTTTGTGCAAGAAAGGGATTAACAAGAAAATTATTTACTGCTAAATTATTATTTGCTTCAATTTCAATTTGATCTTTATTTTGATTATAAACTGTATTCTCAGCAAAAAAAATGTTCATAATTTTGCGACTTTAGTATTCAAATCAATTGGAAAATCAGTTATATCTAAAGAATTAAAAACACTTAAACTACGCAAAGCAAATAAACTAGGTAATTTTGTTTCAACTATTTTTGGGGGAATTAATTGAAAATAATTAGCAAAAATATCATAAAAAGTCTTAAATTTTTTTTGTTTTTCATCGTAATTTTTATATTGAACAATTCCGAACAATTTTTTGTTTGTTCAAGAAAGTCCTTTTTATAATTAAAATTTAAATAAAATTCTTGATAAGAATTTTTTGTTACTAAATCATTGTCTCTAAGATTAGGTGCATTAATAACTAAACTAATTTTATTTGGTTTATTCGTATCAAAACACTGGGCTGGAATAATAACTTTCCCTCACTTTGAATATTCTCTTGTGTTTGTGATATTTTTAAAATTATTGAACTAGATGATGCTTGCAATTCAGTTGTAATTTGACAGTGTTTTTTATTGTTAATATTTCAATATACTTTTAACATTGAAAAATTAAAATTAAATTAAGAAAAACGTTTTTTAAAAACATCAAGTAATTTTGTGTTTGGTTCATGGTCAATTTTATATGCTGTTGTTAATTCACCAGTCGGAGTAAACCATGGTTTTAAATTACCAATATTAGGACGAATATAAAAAGCATATGCTTTATTATTATCGCCATTATCAAAAGTAAATAGCGGAATTGTTAAATCTAATGCTAAATTAATTTTATTATTATAAGCAAACTGAAAAGAATTATAAACTGCTAATGGTTCTTCAACAAAATTTTGATTAAACAAATAAAAACCTCCTTTACAATTGAAATTTATCAAAAATAAAAGAGATTTCCTTGTTATTAGTAAGCACGAGCAAAATAAACTAAATTAATTGATGGTTTCCCACAATGAAAACAAGTTGTTTTTTTGGTTGGAACATCAAATGGAATACAACGTGATGTTGTTTGTGTTTCAGCTTTAATTGTATCTTCGCACTCAATGCGACCACAAAATGGCACTAAAAACAAGCCATTCATCTTTGCTAAAGTTTTTTTATACTCTGAATAATTATCAATTTCTTTTGTTCGTTGATGACGATTATTCAAAGCTTTTTGATATAAATTTGTAGCAATTTGAGCTAATAAATCAGAAACTACTTTTTCAACTTCTGCTCATGAAACAGTAATTTTTTCAAAAGTATCACGACGAGCAATTGTAACTTGTTGTTGTGCTAAATCACGAGGTCCAATTTCAATTCGCAATGGAATTCCCTTAATTTCTGCGTTAGTTGCACGGAATCCAAAACCTTTATCTGATTGATCAATTTCGCAACGATATTTCTGTAATTTTTTTTGGAGTTGCTGTGCTGCAGATAATTGCTCGTTACTATCATTATTAATTGGTAAAATCATAATTTGAATAGGCGCAATTTGCGGTGGCAACACTAGGCCATTATCATCACTATGTGTCATAATAATCCCCCCTATCAAACGTGTTGAAACCCCTCACGATGTTGAATAAGCATATTCTAAAGTATTTTTTTGATTTGCAAATTTAATGTCAAATGCTTTAGAAAAATTTTGGCCAAAATAATGACTAGTACCACATTGTAAAGCTTGACCATCATACATTAATGATTCAATCGTATACGTTTCCTCTCCACCAGCAAATTTTTCACGTTCTGTTTTTTGGCCCTTAATAACTGGCAATAATAAAGTTTTTTCTGCAAAAGTAGCATAAATATCTAAAATTTTTAAAGTAAATTGCTGTGCTTCTTGTTTTGAACTATGAATTGTATGTCCTTCTTGTCATAAAAATTCACTTGTTCGTAAAAAAGGGCGAGTTGTTTTTTCTCAACGTAAAACATTAACTCATTGATTATATAATAATGGTAAATCACGATAACCCTGGATTTCTTTACTAAAAAAGGTTCCAAAAAGAACTTCTGATGTTGGTCGAATGTATAATTCTTCATCTAAAACTTTATCTCCAACCTTTGTTACCGTTGCAATTTCTGGTGAAAATCCTTCAATATGTTCTTTTTCTTTATTAAAAAGAGTTTTTGGAATTAATAAAGGAAAGTAAACATTTTTGACACCATTTTTTTTAAATTCAGCATCTAAAATTTTTTGAATTTTTTCTCAAATTTCATATCCATAAGGTTTAAAAATAGTTGTTCCCTTGATCGGCCCATAGGCAATTAAATCAGCATTTAAAACAATATCAGTATATCATTGCGCAAAATCAACTTCACGCAGAGTAATTTTCTCTAACTTTCTTTTCATTATTTACTTCTTTCTACCTTCTGTTAAAACATTAGAAATATTTCCTTTTTCACCTTGAAAAATTTTAAGTTTTAAATTATTACTTTTAACATACATTTGAATTCGATTTAAATATTGATTATTTTTCATTAATACTCATCGAATTGCATCTGGTTTCACATCTTCAAAAACTTTTACGCGTCGGGTTAGATCATCATATTCTCAATCTTTTTTTGTTAAATGAAATAAATTTTGAATATCAATTGCAATCACAGCAATTTGACTTGGATCAACTTTTTGCTCTGCAATTCAACTCCAAAAATAATGTCGCGTTGAACTATCTAGCTCAAACTCTAAATGATCAGGTTTTTCTAAATATGTTCAAACAATATATTCACTTTCTTTTGCTAGATGAATATTTTTAACTGGTTGTAGTCCAAATTCCAATTGTCGCAAAACATTACTAATATCAGTGTAAAATAATAATGATTTAATTCGTTGGCGATTTAATTCTTTAATAATTTTGTGTGTTTTACGCCGTTTAAAACTAAAACCAGTTTTAATTTTATTATTATCATCGTCATCTTCAAACAAACTACTTTCTAAATTTTCTGATGATGACAATGATTTTTCTTGTAATAAGTTATGCTTTTTTTCCTTCTGATGGTCCTTTTTTTTGTCATCTTGATTTTTTAATTTATTAAATAGCATGATTCCGCCTCCTTCACATATTAATTATACAAAAAATTATTCTTGATATTAGCATTAACTTATAAAATTGGTGCTACTAATTTTAAACATGTTAACAACAACCGATAGCTTAAAGGTTTATATTTAATTGGTCATTCATGTCATAAAATTGAATGTTCATAATCTCATTCCCAACGTGGAATAAAGCTTGCCACTACTTCTGGATCATAAATAACTGCTGTTGTTTGATGATCAGAAAAGAAACTACGATAATCCAAATTGCAAGTCCCAATCACAGCAATATCATCATCAAAAATAGCAATTTTATTATGACTAAAAGTATTATTCATTTCATAAATTTTAACACCACTGGCAAGTAAAGGTTTACAATAACTTTTTGTTATATCTAAAACAAAAATTTTATCCGTCAAACCTGGAATTGTTAAACGAACATCAGCTCCAGCGCGTGCTGCAAGAACCAAAGCTTGAATAAGATCATCTGGTGGAATAAAATAAGGCGTTGATAATCAAACTCGTTTTCGAGCTTTGTTAATTAATGAAATATATAAATCTTTCGTAATTGAATGATCAATACTAGGGCTATGATTAACAATTTGTAAATGTGACTTACCCTTAACATTATATTGTTTTGGTGCTAAAATAGCTGGCTCTAAATCTGTGATTATTTCATGTCGTTTAGTTGCAAAAAATCAGTCATCAGCAAAAATCACTTCTAAAGCTCGAACCGCTTCACCTTCAATTCGCACTTGTGTATCATGAAAAATTCCAAATTTTCATGATTTATCAGCATATAAATCGGCTAGATTAATTCCACCAGTATAACCAATCAAACCATCAATAATAACATCTTTACGATGATTACGATAATTAGCATTCCCACTAATAAAAGGTGTGATAATTGGCAAATATTTATGAACCCGAATACCAGCTTTAACTAATTTTTTAATACTCTTTTTACTAATTTTAAAATAACTACCAACATGGTCATAAATCATATAAACTCGGACACCAGCAGCAATTCGCTCTTTTAAAACTGCTAAAAAAGATTCAAATAGTTCACCATCAGCAATAATAAAATAAGTTAATAAAATATATTCTTGTGCTTGTTGTAAATCTGTTAATAATGATTTAAAAACACGTGTCCCATTTGTGATTATTTTAATTTTATTATTTTGATATAATGGTTTATTTGCATGTCGCATTAATAATTCAACAACATTCCCAAATTTTTGATTAGGAGCAGTATATTTTATTAAACATGTTTTATTTTTTTTATAATAAGTATCATATTCTAACTTATTTAAATGATTGTACAATAATGATTTTTTATTTGAATAGTGATATTTTCGTCCAAAAAAAACATATGAACATAAACCAATAAATGGCACAAAATTAATAAAAATAATTCAAGAAAATTTAACTTCATAACGTCGTTTGGAAAAAAAGAAAAAGAATGAGAAAATTAAATCAATAATAAGAATTCCTAAAAAAATATATAAGAATTTAACATTGAAAATAACAACGACAACAAGTAATCCCATAATCGCCATACCAAATAAAAAAATCATTGATAAAATAATTTTTAATCAATTTTTCATTATGTTTCCCCTTTATTGTACAATACTAATACTTTTATTATACCAATAATTTAAAAAGAGTTATAAAAATTATTATAACTCTTTGTTACTTTTTCTCGTTAAATGTAATTTAATGGCGGAACAGGAGAGACTCGAACTCTCGCGCCGGTTACCCGACCTAACACCTTAGCAGGGTGCCCTCTTCACCAACTTGAGTACTGTTCCGTAGCGATACCTTATATATTATACAAAATATATCATTTTAAACAAGAGAAAAAGATTATTTTTTTTCAACCTATCCAATTAAAATATTTTCTTCAACATAGCTATACTCTTTTTCACCACTTCCACGAATTGAAACTAATAATGTTGAAGAAACTCCCAATTGCCCAATAAACATTAATAAAATCAATATTAAAGTACTTAAAATACCAATGTTATATAGTTCGGTAAAATTTAAAGTACTTAATCCTGTTGTCCCAAATGCACTACAAATTGTAAAGAAAGTATTTAAAACATCAAGATGAGGATTTTCAGCACTAATACAAATAATAGCAATTGCAATTAAAGCTCCTGAAATAACAGTAACTGCCAAAGCCCGCTTTACTGTTTCATTTGGAATTTTCCGTTTAAAAGCATTAACACTATTATTATTTCGAATAATAGACCAAATTGTAATGATAATAACAGCTAAGGTTGTTGTCCGAATCCCCCCCGCGGTAGAAGATGGTGCTGATCCAATAAACAACATAATTGACATTACAATTCGTGAGCCTGGTAAAAAGTTACTCATTTCAACTGTTGAATAACCTGCATTTCTGGTTGACATTGTATTAAAGAAAATATTCATAAATCCATTTCAATTTGATTTTGAATTTCGTAAAATACTTTCCACATACTGTCCAGTTTCAAGCATAATTGTATTAATATTAGTAAATTCAATTAATCAAACACTAAAAACACCAACAATTGATAAACCAATATAAGTAATTAAATTAATTTTGGTAAATAAGGTAAATTTAACATGTTCTTTTCGTCGTAATGCGACAAATTTTCGTTTTAAATCGTAAAAAGTTGGAAAACCTAAACCACCAATAATAAATTGAAATAAAAACACAAATTGAATAAAATAATTAGTATTATAAGGCATTAATGATGAATTACCAATAATATCAAAGCCAGCATTATTGATTGATGAAATTGAGTGGAAAACACCACTTCATAAACTTCGTCAAAAATTATGATAAGTAACATTATCAATCATGAATTTTCCTTCTACTGATAATTCCGAAAAATAAAAATTACAAAATAATAAAATTGCCCCAAAACATTCCAAAATAATTAAAAAAATAAAACTATTTTTAATTAAATCCATTGTATGCCCAAAGTTACTACTTCCTCGTTCACCTTGAACTAGCATTTTATCTTTAATTGAAATTCGGCGCCCTAATCATACAAAAATCATAATTTTAAAAGTAACAATTCCAAAACCACCTGTTTGGATTAAAATTAAAATTACTAATTGACCCCAAAAAGTATAATCCGCTGCTGGATTACTAATGGTAATCCCAGTATCAGAAAAAGCACTAGAAGCAGTAAATAAACCAATTAAATAATTTCACGCAAAAGTAACTGAATGGTCTAAAATTTTACCTTTTCCATCAAGAACCATTCGTTCTCCACTATGAACAAAACCGGGAATTGATAATAATATTCCTCCTAAAAGAACAATTAAAATATAAACTAAAAATAATCTTCCCGATATTTTTGAGAAGGGTAACCAATGACGACGACGTGTTAATGGTGCAGTTGGATCATTATTACGTTGTCGTTTATTATCATTTTTTCTTTTAAAAATATTTTTGAAATATAATTGAAAAAAAACCATTTGTGTCCCTCTTTCATTAATATTATTATATACTACAAGTTAGGAATTATTGCTAATAATAAAAAAAATAGTATAATTAAAGATGCAATAAGGGGGGCGGAATGGCACGAAGAAAAAGTTTTGCAATTATTGGACTAAATAATTTTGGACGTTCAATAATTGAAACACTAATTGCGCGAAAACAACATATTATGGTCTTTGATATTGACCAAACTAAGGTTAATAATATGATTGCTAGTTATGATCAAGTTGATGGAGTAGCATTAGATGCAACAGTTAAAACAAATCTAATTGAACAAGGACTAGACGAATATGATACTGTCATTATCACAATCGCAAGTAATATTGAAGCTAGTATTTTAACAATTATTGGGTTGCAAGACCTTGGAATTACTAATATTATTGCGAAAGTAAAAGATATTCGTCATGCGCGAATTCTAAAAGCATTAGGAATTAACAATATTATCCAACCCGATACAATGGCCGGAAGCATTACTGCAACTAAAGCAATGTTTGATATTGACATTGAAATGCAAACTGTTGATGAAAATTATGCATCATTAATTATTCAAGTGACTGATCCAAGTATTGAAGGACAAACATTATCAGAATTACGTTTTATTAATAATAAAGATTATAATATTGTTTATGTTAAACGTAAAGGCCGCGTTATTTTACCCGGAGATGTTGAAACAATTAAATTAGATGATGAATTATTATTTATTGCTAAAATTAGTGCAATTAATGATTTAACAATTAAATTACAAAAAATTGACCAAGAATATGAAAAAGATGGTAAATAACCATCTTTTTTTATTTTCCTTCTTTTGCCATAATTAATTCAATAACTACTTGTTGACCAATTTCTGGTGCAACCTGTCCTTTTGTTAATTTCATTAATTCACCCATAAAAAACTTAATTACTCGTTCTGGTCGTTGTTCATATTGTTCTAACATTGCTATACTAGCATTAAAAACTGGCTCAATAATTGTTTTAATCTCAACTGGATCACTAATTTGTTTTAATCCTAATTCAGTAACAACTTTAGTTGGGGGGCAATCTTCATTTAAAATTCGTTGGAGCACTGTTTTAGCCTGCTTATTTGAAATTACATTTTGATTAATTAACATAATCATTTCAACTAAATTTTGTGGTGTTAATGCTGTTTCAGTTATTGTTAATCCCTTTTGGTTTAAATAAGCACTAATATCACCAATTAAATAATGCGCAATCATTTCATAATGTGGTGATAACTTAATTGCTGCTTCAAAAAAATTCATTAAAGTATAATCTTGTAAAATAATTTCAATATCGTCTGGCTTTAACTTTAATTTTGATAAATAACGTTCCCGCTTGACAGCTGGTAATTCTGGCATATTTTTAAGAACTTTTGCCATTCAATTTGGATCTAATTTAATTGGAAAAATATTTGGCTCAGAAAAATACTTATAATCAATTGCATCAGTTTTATGACGCATTAAAACTGTTGTTTTTGTTTTTTCATCAAATCGTCGTGTTTCTTGTTCAATTCTTTTTCCTATTAACAAAAGTTCACTTTGTCTTTTAATTTCATATTCAATTGCCTTTTCAACATTTGCAATTGAATTAAGGTTTTTTAATTCAACCTTATCACCAAATGTTTTCGTGCCAACTGGCCGTAACGAAATATTAACATCACATCGTAATGAACCCTCATTCATTTTAGCATCACTAACTTTGATATAAACTAAAATCTCACGTAAAGTTTCTAAATATTGACGAACTTGAAATGCTGACCGTAAAACGGGGCGGGTTACGATTTCAATTAAACCAATTCCAGCGCGATTATAATCTAATAATGTTCAATCTTCCTCATGTAACTGTTTGGCAGTATCTTCTTCGATATGTAATCGTTCAATTTCTACTTTAAAAGGTTTACCATTTTCATCAATAATGGTTAAATATCCATTTTTACCAATTGGATAATATTGCTGCGTAATTTGAAAACCCTTGGCTAAATCAGGATAATAATAATTTTTACGATCAAATTGAACAATTGGGTCAATTGTTAAATTAAGTGATTGGCAAGCAATTAATGCTAACTCAACCCCTTTTTTATTAACTGTTGGCATTACTCCCGGATATCCAGCATCCATCGGATTAACCATACTATTGGGTTGAGCTCCATAACTAACTGCTCCAGAAGAAAACATTTTTGTCTTTGTTTTTAATTCAACATGATTTTCAATCCCAATTACTACTTCAAAATTAACCATGATTGTTTTCTCCTTTTGGTGCCACTTTATTTTTAATTCCAGCAATCTCCTCAATTAATAAACTAGCATTAAAGACTTTCTGATCAGCAAAAGGTGCAGCATTAACATTTATTCCAATTGGCATTTTATCAACAAAAGCAAGTGGAACAGTTAATGATGGATTACCCATTAAATTACCCAATACTAATAAATCATCAACATAATTTTCTAATTCTGCCTCTGTTAAAATTTGACCCTTAATAGTTGTAATTTTTGGAGCAACTGTTGATGCGGCTGGTAATAATAAAATGTCATATTTTATAAAAACATTATTTAAAGCATTGACAATTAAACGTCTTACTCGTTTTGCTTTTAAAAATAATAATGTTTGGTTATTTTTTGTTAAAGTATAAGAGCCAATAACATAACGACGTTTAACAACATGGCCAAAACCATTAGTTCGTGAGTTCATCATTACTTCTCGATAAGTATCCCCATTAACTCTTGTCCCAAAATTAATTCCATCCAACATTGAATGACTACTTACTGCTTCAGCAAAAGAAATCACCATATAAACTGGCATTAATGCTTTTAATAAATCTTCTGGAAAATCAATTGCTGTAACACTAATGCCGCGTGCTGTTAATTGTTCATATAAATGATCAAAATGATTTCTAATCTCTTCTGGAAGAATTGAATGCGCATTTTTTAAATAAGCAAATTTTTGTTTTTTGACTTTTTCTAATGATAAATTTTTAAAATAATCTTGCTCTTTGCTTTTTAATGAGGTTGCATCCTTACGATCTTCTTGTGCTAAATAATCAAAAACAATTGCACTGTCTTCAACAGTTCGGGTAAAATATCCAACAGTATCTAATGATGGTGCATAAGGGAAAACACCATACCGTGAAATTAAACCATAAGTTGGTTTAAAACCAACACAACCACAGTAACCAGCTGGTTTTCGGACTGAATCACCTGTATCTGTTCCTAACGCAAATGGAGCAACTCCGGCTGCAACCAAAGCTACTGAGCCAGATGATGAACCACCAGTAATCCGGGTTAAATCCCAAGGATTTAAAACATCTCCTGTTAAGGCATATAAACCATGCCCTCCCATTCCTAATTCATCTAAAGCTGTTTTTCCTAATAAAATACTATTGTTTTCTTTTAAAATATTAGTTACCGTTGATTCATAATTTGGAATAAAGTTTTCTAAAATTTTTGAACTCGCCGTTGTTTTAATTCCCTTTGTTGCAAAATTATCTTTTGCAAAATATGGTAGTGCAAATAAATAATTATTTTTAGGAACAACAAGGTGGTCTAACTTTGCTGCCAAAGCTGTGGCTTCTACTTCTAATTCTGTTACAGTTGCATTTAAAACCTGATATTTAGCTAAATTAGTAAAAGCATCTTTGACTATTTGCGATGGATTAATTTTTTTACTAACTAAAAGATGATGCAATTCTTTGATTGAATAATATGTCATTTTATTTAACCACCTTATTAATTACAATATAATCATCTATTTTTTTTGGTGCTGCCGCTAAAATTTCAGTTTGTGGAGCAACATCAATTTCATCATCCTCACGCAAATAGTCAACTGTTAAGTCAAATGGAAAATGAATTGAATGAACATTAGTTGTATTAATTTTTTGTACTAAATCCATTTGCTTTAAAATAACATCAAATTCTTGACTTAAATTAGTTAGTTCCTCATCTTGTAAATCTAGCATAATATCATGTGCTAACATCTGTAACACTTCTTTTGTAATTCGTGCCATCTTAGTCCTCCTTACTTAATAATTGTTGAAATTCTTCTTCATTAATAATTTTAACATTTAATTTTTGTGCTTTTACTAATTTATTACCAGCATCAGTTCCCGCCAGTAAATAAGTGGTTTTTGCACTAACACTTTCAGAAACTTGTCCACCATAACTTTCAATTAATTCTTTAAAGTATTCTCGTGATTTTGATAAGACTCCAGTAATCACAAACCGATAATTTTCAAACTTCTGTGCTAAATGCTGATTAGTAGCAAAATACTCCATTTTAACCCCATTTTGGCGTAATAAAGCCAGTTCTTGTTGGTTAGCTGGAATTGCAAAATAATCCACAACACTAGCTGCTACAATTGGACCAATATCATTAATAATTGATAATTGTTCAATATTCATCGCAGCTAAATTATCAATTGTTTTAAATTGTCGTGCTAATAATTTTGCTGTTTT encodes the following:
- the gatC gene encoding Asp-tRNA(Asn)/Glu-tRNA(Gln) amidotransferase subunit GatC, whose protein sequence is MARITKEVLQMLAHDIMLDLQDEELTNLSQEFDVILKQMDLVQKINTTNVHSIHFPFDLTVDYLREDDEIDVAPQTEILAAAPKKIDDYIVINKVVK